The nucleotide sequence CGCCTCCTACGCCCAGGCGGCCCGGGCCCTGGTGGTGCACCAGACCTTTGCCCCAGGAGAGTCGTTGTGGCGCCTGGATGTGCCTGCGGCCAAGGACGCCCCCCTGGCCCGGCCCGCGGCTTTCCTGGTCACCGGGAGAAACCTTTTTGAAACCCTGGTGCTGAACCTGGTGCCCCAAAGGGACCCGGGAAAGCCCATCTGGGAACAACCCCCCCTATGCACCAAAGATGTGGAGGGCTACGCCACCCAATGGCCTCTGGAGGGCGCCGCCCGGGTCTACACCTGGCCTGCCCGGGGGGTGCGGCTTCTGGACCAGGGGAATGGCGTGCGCTTTATGGCCTACGGGCCTGGGGTCATGCCCCAAGACGTGGGTTGGCGGGACCCCATGGTGGCCTACCGCCAGAAAAACAAGACCGGGCAGATCCTCACCTTGCGCCTCAGCATGGAAAAGAGCTTCTGGCGCGACTTCGGCGCCATGCTGCCCGGGGCTGGGGGAAGCTGGCCCGCGGCGCTTTCCCACGCCGCCCAGGTGGCCACGGAGGTGAAGCTTATACCCAGTATCCGGGTCCTGGGTCAGGTCTCAGGCCTGGCCAAGATGCTGGACATCCGGCGGGAGGTCTACCCCCTGCCCCCCGGTCTCATTTCCCCCAAGGGAGAAGCCCTTCTGCAGAGGGCTTTGGAGCTGGCGGAAGAACTGGGCCAGCGGCTCCAAACCGCCGCGTGGCGTCTGGCCCAGGAGGTTCTGGGCACCGACGACCGACGCCAGCTTCAGGCTTTCAGGAACTCCCTTCCCCTCCTGCGCCTTTACTGGGCCGAGCTGGACGGGAGTTTTCCCCGGTTCCTCGAGGCCCTGAACCACCCCGGGGCCATGGACCTTTGGCGGGAAGAACTCAAGAAGGCCGCCCGCCGCGCCTGGGAAGAAACCCGCCGCTCCCTGGGCACCCAGGCCCGGCACCTCAAGGCCCTGGTCCGGGGGGAAGAAACCCTAGGGGCTGCTCTGGCAGCGCTATGAGGAGGTGGGAAGGTGAGGGGAAAAGCGTTTTTGGATTGGCTGGAAAAACTCAAGGAGCAGAAGGCCTGGACGCCTGCTCGGGCCGCCCTAAAGCGTAGCCTGGCCTTTGACCCAGGTGCCTATCCCCCGGCCATGCCCTATGTGGAGCCCTTTGTGCAGAAGGAAAAAGAGGAAGAGGATTGGAAACGAGAAGCCCACTACTTGGTGGCGGCCCTCTATGCCCTGAAGGAAGGGAAGCACCAGGAGGGGCGTACCCTGGCCCGCGCCCTGCGGGAGGCCATGGAGGCCCGGGGCTCAGACAGCCTGGAGCGGCGCTTCCAAGCCCTGCTAGATGCCGACCGGGACCAACTGGCCTTCCGTTTGCGGCAGGCGGTGGGCCTGGTGGAGGGGAGCCTGGACTTCGCCAGGCTCCTGGAAGACCTTCTGGATTGGTTCCAGCCAGAGCGCAGGGTACAGGCCCGTTGGGCCAAAGAGTTCTACGGCAAGGAAAGCGTAGAGGAGGAAAAGGAGGTGGTGGCATGAAGCTTGTGGAAGTGCACGTAATCCAGACCGTGGCCCCCAGCAACCTGAACCGGGACGACACGGGAAGCCCCAAGGACGCCCTCTTTGGCGGGTACCGCCGGGCCCGCATCTCCAGCCAGGCCCAGAAGCGGGCGGTGCGGGTGGCTTTTAGAGATGGACTCGTTGGGCAGTTTAGCCCCACTGACCTAGCTGTAAGGACCCAAAGGTTGATAAGAGAAAGCCTCGTGCCGATTTTGAAAAGCCGAGGAATAACGGAGGACGATGCACTCATAGCCTCGAAGAAGCTTTTGGAGGTGTTGAAAAAGAAGGATGGTTCCTTCTTCAAGAAGGACGAGCCAGAGCAAACTTCGTACCTGCTTTTCGTAGGCAATGTAGAAGTAGAGAAATTGGCTGATCTTGTTCAGCGTGAGCTCGCAGTGCTTCTGAGGGATGCCCTTTCAGACAAGACAAAGAAGCAGTTGTTTAATGACTTGGAAGGTATTCTGAACGGAGGCAAGGCCGTAGATCTGGCCCTCTTTGGCCGCATGCTGGCCGACCGGCCCGAGCTGGGGGTGGACGCCGCCGCCCAGGTGGCCCACGCCATCTCCACCCACAAGGTGGACCGGGAGTTTGACTTCTACACCGCTGTGGACGACCTCAACCCCAAGGAGGAAACCGGGGCGGGGATGATGGGGGATGTGGAGTTCTACTCCGCCACCCTGTACCGCTACGCCGTGGTGAACCTGGAGAAGCTCCTGGAAAACCTCCAAGGGGACAAAGACCTGGCCCTCAAGGGCACCCTGGCCTTCCTGGAAGCCTTCGCCCTCACCCTGCCCACCGGCAAGCAAAACAGCTTTGCTGCCCACAACCCCCCCCTCTTCCTGGCCTTCCGCGCCGGGAAGGGCCTGCCCCGGAACCTGGCCACGGCCTTTGAGCGCCCCATCCGCCCCCAGGAGGACAAACCCCTTTCCGCCCTTTCGGTGGAGGCCTTGGTCAAGGAGTGGGAGAAGTTTGACCGGGTCTTTGGCCCCCTGAAGCCTGAGTGGAAGGGGGCCCTGAACCTCACGGAAGGGAATACGGGCAGCCTGAAAGTGGTGGAGAGCCTGGCTGACCTCAAAGCGGACGTAGAAAAGGCCCTGCAAGACCTATTAGGGTAAGGAGGAGGCAATGTATGCCTACCCTTCTCCTTAGACTCCAGGGTCCCATGCAGTCCTGGGGCACCCGGAGCCGCTTTGACTACCGGGATACCTGGCCCTACCCCACCAAGAGCGGGGTCTTGGGGCTTTTGGCCGCCGCCTTGGGCCGGGACCGCAAGGAAGACATCTCCGACCTGGCCGCCCTGCGCATGGGGGTGCGGGTGGACCGGAGGGGCGTGCTCAAGGTGGATTACCAGACCGCCCAGGGGGTCCTGAACTCAGAACAGAGCAAAACCCGAGACGTGCAGAGCTGGCGGTACTACCTTTCGGACGCTGCCTTCCTGGTGGGCCTGGAAGGGGACGCGGGTCTGCTGAAAGGGGCCCACCAGGCGCTCCTCAACCCCAGGTTTGCCCTTTACCTGGGGCGCAAGGGGTACGCGCCCAGCCCACCCCCCTACCTCCCCGATGGCCTGCGGGAAGAACCCCTGGAAATAGCCCTCCGCGCCTACCCCTACCTGTTCCCCCAAAGGCCCAAGGAGGACCTGCTTCTGGTCCTCGAGGCGGAGCAAGGCCGCCTGGTGTACGACCAGCCCATTGCCCCCTTCGCCGAGCGGCGCTTTGGGGCCAGGTACGTGGAGGAAAAACTCCTTGGCAAGGAGGAGGTTCCCCTCAGGGAGGAAGCCCATGTGGGTTAGCAAGCTGGTGCTCAACCTGCGCTCCAAAGCCGCCCGCAGGGACCTGGCCAACCCCTACCAGATGCACCGCACCCTCTCCAAAGCGGTGTCCCAGGCCCTAAAGGAGGGGAAGGAGCGGCTCCTTTGGCGCCTCGAGCCCACCCGGGGCCTGGAAGCCCCCGTGGTCCTGGTCCAGACCCTCACCGAGCCCGACTGGAGCGTTCTGGAAAAGGACTACGCCGAGGTCTTTCCCCCTAAGCCCTTCAACCCCGTTTTGCAGGAAGGCCAGGTGTTGCGCTTCCGCCTCCGCGCCAACCCCAGCAAGCGGGCCAAAGACCGGGGGGAAAGGGTGGCCCTCAAGACGCCCGCGGAGAAAATCTCCTGGCTTGAGCGCAAGCTGGCGGAAGGGGGCTTCCGCCTCCACACGAACGAGGAAGAAGGGCCCATGGTTCGCATCCTCCAAGATAACTTTCTGGAAGTGCGCAAGTCTGGCCACCTCATTCAGGTGCAGGCGGTGCTCTTTGAAGGCACGCTGAAAGTGGTGAACCCAGAGGAGGCCCTCCAGGCCCTCTCCAGGGGCATCGGGCCCGGAAAGGCCCTGGGGCTTGGCCTGCTTTCCCTCAGGCCGTAGGAGGCTTCATGCCACCGGTGCCCAACACCCGCAACCTCAAGGAGCTACCCAAGTTCCGGGATGGGCTCTCCTACCTCTACGTGGAGCACGCCTTCATTGAGCAAGAGGCCCAGGGCATCGGCATCTATACCCAAGAGGGCCTGACCCTGGTGCCGGTGGCGGCCCTGGGGGTGCTCTTTCTGGGCCCCGGCACCCGCATCACCCACGCGGCCATCCGGGCCCTGGCCGGCAACGGCTGCACGGTGGCCTGGATTGGGGAGGGCTTTGCCCGCTTTTACGCCCAGGGCCTGGGGGATACCCGAAGCGCCCTCAGGCTCCAGCGCCAGGCCAGGGCCTGGGCCGACCCAAAGCTCCACCTGGAGGTGGTCTTCCGCCTCTACCAAAAGCGTTTCAAGGAGCCCCTGCCCAAGGACCTCAGCCTGGAACAGGTGCGGGGGCTGGAGGGGGTACGGGTACGGTCGGCCTATGCCCGCTGGAGCCAGGAGACCGGGGTACCCTGGCACGGCCGGAGCTACGACCGCCGGAACTGGGCCTCTTCCGACCCGATAAACCGGGCGCTCTCTGCTGGAGCGGCCTATCTCTATGGGCTGGCCCATGCCGCCATTGTGAGCAGCGGGTTTAGCCCCGCCCTGGGCTTCATCCACGTGGGCCGGCTCCTTTCCTTCGTTTACGATGTGGCCGACCTCTACAAAACCGAGGTCCTGGTGCCGGCCGCCTTTCTCACGGTGGCGGAGTCAGACCTCGAGGTGGAGCGCCGCATACGGCAGAAGCTTCGGGAACGCATCCTGGAGGAGCGTCTTTTAGAGCGCATGGTGGGAGACTTACTGGACCTCTTCAAGGGGTTGGGCCTGCCCGAGGAGGAAGAGGACGAAGAAGACCCCACCCGTCCCGGAGGGCTTTGGGACCCCGCAGGAGAGGTGGAGGGCGGGGTGGCCTATGGTGGTGATGATCCTGGAGAAAGTGCCGAAGAGTCTTAGGGGAGAGCTGACCCGCTGGCTCCTGGAGGTGGACACTGGGGTATTCGTGGGCCGCCTGAGCGCCACCGTGAGGGAGCTTCTGTGGGAAAAAGTGGTGCAAAAGGCCGGGGAAGGCCGGTGCGCCATGGTCTGGCGTACCAATAACGAGCAAGGCTTTTCCCTTAAGCTCCACAACCACCCGGACCGCACCCTGCAGGACTTTGATGGTATAGTGTTAGTAACTGTGCGCAACGCCGAGGCCATGCAAAAGGCGGAAAAGCTAAAGCGCATGTCCAAGGCCTTGCGCGGGGATCTTGACAAGAAAACCCCGGACTAGTTCCGAAAAAGATACTTAGCGGGGGGTCAGAGGGGATTTTTGCCGTCTGGGTCATGTGTAGTCCCCACACGCGTGGGGATGGACCGCGGACCCCCGGCATCATCGAGGGGGGGAGCATGTAGTCCCCACACGCGTGGGGATGGACCGTTGCCGAACCCCGAACCGTCCACCATAGCTACGTAGTCCCCACACGCGTGGGGATGGACCGACTCCGGTTTTCGCTTGTACCCCCACGCCATACGTAGTCCCCACACGCGTGGGGATGGACCGGGCTATAGCCGCCGCGGCAGCAGGGGGGATGTAGTCCCCACACGCGTGGGGATGGACCGGGCGCTGTTGAAGAACCTCGGTGCGATTCATTGTAGTCCCCACACGCGTGGGGATGGACCGTAGGGCCCTAGCCGCAAGGGGAGTAGCGTGGAGTAGTCCCCACACGCGTGGGGATGGACCGAAACCACGTCCAGGACGATAGAAGAGGTTGCGGTAGTCCCCACACGCGTGGGGATGGACCGGACGGGTACGTGTCGAATTTTTGGCGGGCCATGTAGTCCCCACACGCGTGGGGATGGACCGGGGAAAA is from Meiothermus sp. QL-1 and encodes:
- the casA gene encoding type I-E CRISPR-associated protein Cse1/CasA — protein: MAKFNLLEEPWIPVLEGGQVREVSLREALFRATSIERIETPSPLEEAALHRLLLAVLYRAAPPRDLDEALDLLGKGGFDRGGLDAYLNTHQDRFFLFHDTTPFLQIADLPDQDPLPWSKLLPELSNGNNPTLFDHTLNSNPPTASYAQAARALVVHQTFAPGESLWRLDVPAAKDAPLARPAAFLVTGRNLFETLVLNLVPQRDPGKPIWEQPPLCTKDVEGYATQWPLEGAARVYTWPARGVRLLDQGNGVRFMAYGPGVMPQDVGWRDPMVAYRQKNKTGQILTLRLSMEKSFWRDFGAMLPGAGGSWPAALSHAAQVATEVKLIPSIRVLGQVSGLAKMLDIRREVYPLPPGLISPKGEALLQRALELAEELGQRLQTAAWRLAQEVLGTDDRRQLQAFRNSLPLLRLYWAELDGSFPRFLEALNHPGAMDLWREELKKAARRAWEETRRSLGTQARHLKALVRGEETLGAALAAL
- the casB gene encoding type I-E CRISPR-associated protein Cse2/CasB, which codes for MRGKAFLDWLEKLKEQKAWTPARAALKRSLAFDPGAYPPAMPYVEPFVQKEKEEEDWKREAHYLVAALYALKEGKHQEGRTLARALREAMEARGSDSLERRFQALLDADRDQLAFRLRQAVGLVEGSLDFARLLEDLLDWFQPERRVQARWAKEFYGKESVEEEKEVVA
- the cas7e gene encoding type I-E CRISPR-associated protein Cas7/Cse4/CasC → MKLVEVHVIQTVAPSNLNRDDTGSPKDALFGGYRRARISSQAQKRAVRVAFRDGLVGQFSPTDLAVRTQRLIRESLVPILKSRGITEDDALIASKKLLEVLKKKDGSFFKKDEPEQTSYLLFVGNVEVEKLADLVQRELAVLLRDALSDKTKKQLFNDLEGILNGGKAVDLALFGRMLADRPELGVDAAAQVAHAISTHKVDREFDFYTAVDDLNPKEETGAGMMGDVEFYSATLYRYAVVNLEKLLENLQGDKDLALKGTLAFLEAFALTLPTGKQNSFAAHNPPLFLAFRAGKGLPRNLATAFERPIRPQEDKPLSALSVEALVKEWEKFDRVFGPLKPEWKGALNLTEGNTGSLKVVESLADLKADVEKALQDLLG
- the cas5e gene encoding type I-E CRISPR-associated protein Cas5/CasD; the protein is MPTLLLRLQGPMQSWGTRSRFDYRDTWPYPTKSGVLGLLAAALGRDRKEDISDLAALRMGVRVDRRGVLKVDYQTAQGVLNSEQSKTRDVQSWRYYLSDAAFLVGLEGDAGLLKGAHQALLNPRFALYLGRKGYAPSPPPYLPDGLREEPLEIALRAYPYLFPQRPKEDLLLVLEAEQGRLVYDQPIAPFAERRFGARYVEEKLLGKEEVPLREEAHVG
- the cas6e gene encoding type I-E CRISPR-associated protein Cas6/Cse3/CasE; translation: MWVSKLVLNLRSKAARRDLANPYQMHRTLSKAVSQALKEGKERLLWRLEPTRGLEAPVVLVQTLTEPDWSVLEKDYAEVFPPKPFNPVLQEGQVLRFRLRANPSKRAKDRGERVALKTPAEKISWLERKLAEGGFRLHTNEEEGPMVRILQDNFLEVRKSGHLIQVQAVLFEGTLKVVNPEEALQALSRGIGPGKALGLGLLSLRP
- the cas1e gene encoding type I-E CRISPR-associated endonuclease Cas1e; translation: MPPVPNTRNLKELPKFRDGLSYLYVEHAFIEQEAQGIGIYTQEGLTLVPVAALGVLFLGPGTRITHAAIRALAGNGCTVAWIGEGFARFYAQGLGDTRSALRLQRQARAWADPKLHLEVVFRLYQKRFKEPLPKDLSLEQVRGLEGVRVRSAYARWSQETGVPWHGRSYDRRNWASSDPINRALSAGAAYLYGLAHAAIVSSGFSPALGFIHVGRLLSFVYDVADLYKTEVLVPAAFLTVAESDLEVERRIRQKLRERILEERLLERMVGDLLDLFKGLGLPEEEEDEEDPTRPGGLWDPAGEVEGGVAYGGDDPGESAEES
- the cas2e gene encoding type I-E CRISPR-associated endoribonuclease Cas2e, which translates into the protein MVVMILEKVPKSLRGELTRWLLEVDTGVFVGRLSATVRELLWEKVVQKAGEGRCAMVWRTNNEQGFSLKLHNHPDRTLQDFDGIVLVTVRNAEAMQKAEKLKRMSKALRGDLDKKTPD